The genomic segment ATGGTGATGTTAAGACAAGAATGTCTAATAAGTATAATATCTATGATGAAGTAACTAAAGCAGACTTAGTAATTGGTGGAGTCTTAATTCCAGGTGCTAAAGCTCCTCACTTAGTAACTGAAGATATGATTAAAGATATGAAAGAAGGAGCAGTTATTGCTGACGTAGCTATTGATCAAGGTGGTTGTGTAGAAACAACTTATCCAACTACTCATGATGATCCGGTATTTACTAAACACGGAGTAGTTCATTACTCAGTAGCTAACATGCCAGGAGCTGTAGCTAGAACTTCTACTTATGCTTTAACTAATGTAACTTTACCTTATGCAGTACA from the Selenihalanaerobacter shriftii genome contains:
- a CDS encoding alanine dehydrogenase gives rise to the protein GDVKTRMSNKYNIYDEVTKADLVIGGVLIPGAKAPHLVTEDMIKDMKEGAVIADVAIDQGGCVETTYPTTHDDPVFTKHGVVHYSVANMPGAVARTSTYALTNVTLPYAVQIANKGYKEALLDDKALLKGLNVYEGKVTYKAVAEVFDLEYHDAKELLTK